gagggcccTGAGGCTGCGTGTGGGGAACAGACtgagggcagaggacagagtggGGAGACTGGAAGAGATGGTGCTAGCCAGACTAGGGGTCATGGAGAATGATTAGTGGAGGAAAGGTCAGATTTGGGATTGTCTTGAAGCGGGAGCTGCAAAAATGGCTCAATTTCTGGTCTTCCTGCCTCCGGAAACATGACCACCTTTGACACAGTTGCTCATACCAAAACCTTGACCTGCAGGCCATCTGGCATCATCAGGAAAAGCATGGCCCCAGGAGCCAGCTATGTGATTCTGGGTTTGAAATCACAGTTCCATTACTCACAAAccagtgtgaccttgagcaagtgacttaaGCTCCCTGGGCCTCGATTTCTCCTGGGGGAAAACGGAGATAGTAACAGGACCTACCTCAGAGTCATCGTGAGGCTACAGTGAGGGATGACTCAACACCTGTTAGCTTGTTTTGACTTCACACCCCAGAAGCAATCCCTCCAGAAGTCTTGTGTGAGTTGCTTTCTCCACTGGTGGTTTGCCTGGGCTCTGACCTCTAGTTGCGGCAATAGGTGGGACCTGGGAGACTAGGTGACCCTCCTCACGTCTCCCCACCAGGGATCGATCTCGTGGACATGGCTTCAGAACTCTTTAAACCGCAAGGAACTGATGTGGCCCGCAACAGCTGGCAGCTCCGTAGCCTCATCACCAGATACCAAGAGACTTTCAGTGTCATTGAGAAGGTGACTCTAGGGGGGTTGCAGGGCATCCCTCCTGCCCGCCGCTCCTGGACCAGCCTTGACCCTGCTCCTCCTGTCCCCCCTCCAGTGCCCTAAGCCAGTGATTGCTGCCACCCACGGGGGCTGCATTGGTGGAGGTGAGTCTGCTGCCACCCATCACCCACCCAGCCAATGGCTCCCAGCCTCAGATCTGTTGCTAGTTAGACTTTGCCCCAAGGTGCACCCCCATGGCCTGGGAGAAGGGGTTGGTCCTTGTGGTTAGTGTCCCTGACCTCTACCTCCCAGGCGTGGATCTCATCACTGCCTGTGACATCCGGTACTGTGCCCAGGATGCCTTCTTCCAGGTGAAGGTGAGTCACCCTCCCAAACTCCTGCTTCCTGGGGTCCTGCTTAGAGCTGGGaaatgagtggcagagccaggtggGAGCAGGGGTAGAGCAGGGAAAGAGCAAGCTAAGGGAGTTGGAGGGACCCTGGAGGGCTTCATGGAAGAGTTGGTCAGAATTGAACCTTAAATAGTAACACGTGGCTATACAGGAAGTCAAGGGTGGGCCATGCAGTCCAGGTGAAGTGAGGAGTGAGTAAAGGTCTGGGGGCAGGGATGAGGCTGAGGGTGCTGCTGGGGTCAGTGCTGGAGTACAGGCGGGAGGCAGGATGGAGCTCATGGATGGAGGGGGGTTGGAGCAGGCTTCCATCTGGAGGTAGACGTGGCTGACTTCAAATAATTGGGAGGGCAGAGGAATTGGAGGGTGGGCTCTATTCTAGACCAAAGAAACCTACATGGGCAAAAGTATGTGGATAGGAATGAAACAGGGTGTTTGGTGTGGGAAGGAGTCTCTGAGGTGGGTGTGGAGTAGGACCTCTGTAGTAAGTGTAGACTCTCTCTGGCATTAGGTTTGCATGGGGGCAATATTGGGCAGAAACCAAGCACTGACAAGATTGCTCTCCCCAGGAGGTGGACGTGGGTTTGGCAGCAGATGTAGGAACCCTGCAGCGACTGCCCAGAGTCATCGGGAACCAGAGGTGGGCGAAGGGAGCCTGGGTGAGGGGACCGCAGAGCATCTCCGGGGCCTGGGATGACTGCAGTCCCCTGACATGCCCTGCCCTCTTGCAGCCTGGTCAACGAGCTGGCCTTCACTGCCCGCAAGATGATGGCTGACGAGGCCCTGAACAGTGGGTTGGTCAGGTAAGGGCTGAGTTCCGCTCTGGATAAGAGTTCAGGGACAGCCAGACCTGAGTGAGGCTCTCTAAATCCCCATATACGTCACGCAAGATTTCAAGTGGCCTCCTCTCTCTGGGTGGGCTACAGTCTAATGCACTGCTCTGATTGGGCCATTTCACTGGAGTGTCTTCCGCTTGCTTCTGTGATTGGCCACTTCTTCATCcatgggaggaaggagagggcacTTCTCAGATGGCCCGATTCCTAATTCCTTTCATTTCCAGTCGGGTCTTCCCGGACAAGGAGGTCATGCTTGACGCAGCCTTCGCCCTGGCATCTGAGATTTCCAGCAGGAGCCCCGTGGCGGTGCAGGGCACCAAAATCAACCTGATCTACTCCCGCGACCATTCCGTGACAGACGGCCTCAACTTCATGGTGAGGGTCTTCATCCGACCAATCACAGCCCTTCTCTGATCCCAGAGCGACCAGTCAGGGCACAGCGGCTCTCTGTGGCCCTTGTCTTCTGATTGGTGTGCTGCTATTTCCCTCCCATTTTTCCATTGGTCTAATTAAAATCTTTCTGCATCCATTCTATTACCCGCTGCTCTCTTTATCCAGAAATCCTGGAACATGAGCatgctgcaaacagaggacgtcATTAAATCTGTACAGGCCTTAGTGGAGAAGAAGGACCTGAAGACCGTCACCTTCTCCAAGCTCTGAGAGGCCTCTCGTCCCAGGTCTTCACCCAGGGTCTGACCTCGTGCCACTGTTTCCTCATTCACGGAGAGGATTAGTGAACATGGTCACCTCGCTGTTTTCTCCTCCTAGTTTATAACTTAATGATATTGATTTCCTCCCACCTTGTCTTCACCGCACTAGCAATAAATCAATGTTAAGAACCCGGTGTCCTTattggagagagaggagaggcagaaagGGGGTAACATGATGCACCTGGGGGCTCCAAGGACCACAGTTGTGCTGAAGATTGGGGATAGAGATTTGACTGATAGGAATAGGAGCCATGCAGGTGATGACCATTCAGAATGGCAGTGGGTAGGTCAGGGTCAATAGAAAGTCACATGGCTGCCTCTGGGCTGTAAGGCTACAGATGGTCTCCCTGCCTTCTCTAGGCTTGAGGGTGGTGTTCACTCTCCCCTATCTGGCACCTGGGATCCAGTGCTGGAGTCTGGCTACAGTTCCATTGCTACCCAATCTGGGCTAACTGCCTCATTTCTTTAAGCTTTGGGTTTTCTTACCCATGTGTAATCCCAACCTCCTGGATTTATGTTTGGAGTAAGGGCAAGAGACCAAACATTACCTTAGTGTCTTCTATATGCCAGTCCTGTTCTGGGTATTTCTTGACTGGATGATTCCTTTCAAGGACCCTGTGGGGTTGATAACTAttaatatcttcattttacagatgtgcaaATGGGTAAACTGAGGTTTAGGCACTGATTCAGTATCAAACAGCGGAGGAGTGGCAGAGGAAGGAACCCAAAACCTCTGGCCTCAGAGATCAGTGATTTAAAccactatatatacaatataatgcACGTGGTAGAGGCATGTAGTCGGCATGCAATAAATTTAGGTCTTTTCAGTTTCTGGGATCAAGAGCTCCCAGTTCCTCCCTGATTTCACTTTCTTCCATTGTCCATCTGTCTGAACCACTCCTTTTAGCCTTGCCCTGCCCAACCCTCCTGGCTTCACCCTCCCTCTGCTAACAAAGGTCAAGGCAGGCATTTATAGGCTCTGATAAGGCCCTGGAAGGGCCAAAGTTCGCCAGCACTTCCTCTTTGCAGAAGGGCTTAGAGGAGGGGGCTCTGAGTTGAgtcccccaggcctggcccagatCATCTGGGTTCTGGCTGGTTACCAGTAAGGCTGGTAAGAGAAGGGAGACGAGATGCCCTAGAAGATGTGAGCCGGGGATGCCCAGAAGAGGGACCCCATAGATCCTGCCCTGCCAGCCACTCCCTTATCCTCAGGTATAAAAGCCACCTACCACTTGCCATCAGCCATCATTCCCCACTCCTGGAGCTCTTCTCACAGGAGGAgccaccagcccagcctctcGAGATGGCCTTTGTCCCTGCACCGGGCTACCAGCCCACCTACAACCCGGTGAGATACCCCAGGACCTGACTTAGCTCCACCCTGATGCCTAGGCACAATTTACCCTCACCCTGATTCTCAGAGGCGCCCACCCAACCCTTGGCATGATTTACCCAATACTGGCCCTGGGGCTTGACTTACTCCCACCCTGATGCTCAGGCTACTTAATGCCCATATCTAACTCCCCCCTCTTCATCTGCATGTTGATCCCTCACCCCTTGGCTTCCTCTCCCTTGCTTAAGGGAGTTGGGGTGGAGGGGCTTCTGGATGAGGAGTGAAGGCTGCAATGGCCTTCGAGGCCCCTCACCTGGCCCCTTCTGCAGACGCTGCCCTACCACAACCCCATCCCAGGTGGTCTCAGGGTCGGAATGTCTGTTTACATCCAAGGAATGGCTAGCCAGCACATGAAGAGGTAAGACTCTCCCCCACACCATGCTAGGCTGGGAGGGGGCTACAAACAGGGGGCTTCCAACCCTCGTGTAGGaagccttcttccctccctccacc
This Camelus bactrianus isolate YW-2024 breed Bactrian camel chromosome 9, ASM4877302v1, whole genome shotgun sequence DNA region includes the following protein-coding sequences:
- the ECH1 gene encoding delta(3,5)-Delta(2,4)-dienoyl-CoA isomerase, mitochondrial, whose product is MAAAVVAPHRFRDLLTRRLTGLNSLGLSPSLHLMGSSAQDEASRAALNEAPDHSYESLRVTAPQKHILHVQLNRPEKRNAMNKAFWREMVVCFNKIVDDDDCRAVVISGAGKMFTAGIDLVDMASELFKPQGTDVARNSWQLRSLITRYQETFSVIEKCPKPVIAATHGGCIGGGVDLITACDIRYCAQDAFFQVKEVDVGLAADVGTLQRLPRVIGNQSLVNELAFTARKMMADEALNSGLVSRVFPDKEVMLDAAFALASEISSRSPVAVQGTKINLIYSRDHSVTDGLNFMKSWNMSMLQTEDVIKSVQALVEKKDLKTVTFSKL